Proteins from a single region of Hydra vulgaris chromosome 12, alternate assembly HydraT2T_AEP:
- the LOC136088161 gene encoding zinc finger MYM-type protein 1-like — protein sequence MKTDQSIEHLMNRQILNEADTWRKILERILDVILFLGERGLAIRGKSDLIGDSHNGNFLGLLELISHYDPILKEHVIKVKQSQDKGQRLQAHYLSNRSQNEFIGLCAAGVRRQIIEECKYAKYFLIMVDATPDVSHTEQSSFVIRYVHEKEPGKFLIEERFLIFADCAKKTGSDIAELILETLETLKICFEDCRGQGYDNGVNMSGKYKGVQAILQKKNPLSVFSHCGCHSLNLCGQNAASSCTDAETFFGTVQTVYTIFSASPQRWEILQKRLHGVSLHGQSGTRWTEKLDSILPFYNHLSLIIESLKEVKSLNLTPKAKTEIRGALKYMSSFKCVLMSGIWLKVLTLIDRCNQVIQARKATIDIEVENIEALISQLKSVREEWPTILEEAKLVADVAKISSEFPIHRKVKRKSFFGEQIKGDEQITELTEAESGEEATFRRTVFYHIFGSVIGGLTARFTAIQEILSIFSFLWKYQKLTEAEIKSACSHFSQKYSCDVTENELTEELLHIKQIHTANFGKEPLAPFDLLNKIAEMKLGELFRNIVIALRIFASIPVTVASSEHSFSKLKLIKNFLRSTMGQERTSDLAILSIECLLAKNIDFHDVIEKFAKQKTRKIIL from the coding sequence ATGAAAACTGATCAGTCAATTGAACATTTGATGAATCGCCAAATTCTCAATGAAGCTGACACCTGGAGAAAAATCTTGGAACGAATCTTGGATGTGATTCTGTTTCTTGGTGAGCGTGGATTGGCTATTCGTGGAAAATCTGACCTAATTGGAGATTCTCATAATGGAAATTTCTTAGGATTGCTGGAACTGATTTCGCATTATGACCCAATTCTTAAGGAACATGtgataaaagttaaacaatCACAGGACAAGGGTCAACGTCTTCAGGCGCATTACTTGTCAAATCGTTCTCAAAATGAATTCATTGGCCTTTGTGCAGCTGGAGTTCGCAGGCAAATTATAGAAGAGTGCAAGTatgcaaagtattttttaattatggttGATGCCACTCCTGATGTGAGCCATACTGAACAAAGTTCGTTTGTCATTCGATATGTACATGAAAAAGAACctggaaaatttttaattgaagagCGGTTTTTGATCTTTGCAGATTGTGCCAAGAAGACTGGATCTGATATTGCGGAATTAATTCTGGAAACTttggaaacattaaaaatttgttttgaagaCTGCCGTGGCCAAGGCTATGACAATGGAGTCAACATGTCAGGAAAATATAAGGGTGTTCAAGCAATCCTACAAAAGAAGAACCCATTGTCTGTATTCTCACACTGTGGTTGTCATTCATTGAATTTGTGTGGACAGAATGCTGCCTCAAGCTGTACAGATGCTGAGACTTTCTTTGGAACTGTTCAAACCGTATATACGATCTTTTCTGCTAGTCCGCAACGCTGGGAAATATTGCAAAAGAGACTTCACGGTGTGTCTTTGCATGGACAATCAGGAACACGATGGACTGAGAAACTTGACAGCATTCTTCCTTTCTATAATCACTTGAGCCTAATCATTGAATCTTTGAAAGAAGTTAAGAGCTTGAATCTCACGCCTAAAGCAAAAACTGAGATTAGAGGTGCCCTAAAATATATGAGCTCCTTCAAATGTGTTCTCATGTCTGGAATTTGGCTGAAAGTTCTCACATTGATTGACCGCTGCAACCAGGTCATTCAGGCAAGAAAAGCAACTATTGATATTGAGGTGGAAAATATTGAAGCATTGATTAGTCAACTCAAATCTGTTCGGGAGGAATGGCCTACAATTTTAGAAGAAGCCAAGTTAGTTGCAGATGTTGCAAAAATCAGCTCTGAATTTCCAATCCACAGAAAAGTGAAacgaaaaagtttttttggggAGCAAATTAAAGGTGATGAACAAATTACGGAATTAACAGAAGCAGAATCAGGAGAGGAGGCAACTTTTCGGAGAACGgttttttatcacatttttggTTCTGTAATTGGTGGACTTACTGCACGTTTCACAGCAATTCAAGAAATCCTTTCTATATTCTCTTTTTTGTGGAAGTATCAAAAACTGACTGAAGCAGAAATCAAGAGTGCTTGCTCACATTTTTCGCAAAAATATTCTTGTGATGTGACCGAAAATGAACTGACTGAAGAATTGCTTCACATAAAACAAATTCATACTGCAAATTTTGGAAAGGAACCTCTTGCCCCATTTgacttattaaacaaaattgctGAAATGAAGCTTGGAGAACTCTTTAGAAATATAGTAATTGCATTGCGTATTTTTGCTTCAATTCCAGTGACAGTGGCTTCAAGTGAGCATTCATTCAGTAAATTGAAGCTCATCAAGAATTTTTTGCGCTCAACTATGGGACAAGAACGAACAAGTGACCTCGCCATTTTGAGTATCGAGTGTctattagcaaaaaatattgatttccATGATGTGATTGAAAAGTTTGCTAAACAAAAgacaagaaaaataatattgtaa